One Brassica napus cultivar Da-Ae chromosome C4, Da-Ae, whole genome shotgun sequence genomic region harbors:
- the LOC106392073 gene encoding DNA polymerase epsilon subunit 3, giving the protein MDSEKAVVDELPLAIVRRVVKDKLSECSPDYDVSIHKEALLAFSESARIFIHYLSATANDICKDSRRQTMKAEDVFKALEDMEFSEFLEPLKASLDDFKKKNAGKKAAGGSGAAAAASKPKETKKRKHEEASTQKGVRKSQRDEGDLKNDEEDGSDNTKGNADDNTEENGNNEEEEEDANGNEDNSMEEAGSGSAEDDENEGSGEEEEGDDEDE; this is encoded by the exons ATGGATTCGGAGAAGGCGGTGGTGGACGAGCTGCCGCTAGCTATCGTGCGCCGGGTGGTGAAAGATAAGCTTTCAGAGTGTTCGCCGGACTATGACGTGAGCATTCACAAGGAAGCGTTGCTTGCTTTCTCCGAGAGTGCCCGGATCTTCATCCACTACCTCTCCGCCAC GGCAAATGATATATGTAAAGATTCAAGAAGACAAACAATGAAAGCTGAGGATGTGTTTAAGGCATTAGAAGACATGGAATTTTCAGAATTTTTGGAGCCGCTTAAAGCTTCTCTTGATG ATTTTAAGAAGAAGAACGCTGGGAAAAAGGCTGCTGGTGGTAGtggagcagcagcagcagcttcCAAGCCTAAAGAGACGAAAAAGAGGAAACATGAAGAAGCATCAACGCAAAAGGGCGTGAGGAAAAGCCAACGAGATGAGGGAGATCTGAAGAATGATGAGGAGGATGGGAGTGACAACACAAAAGGGAATGCTGATGATAATACCGAAGAGAATGGGAATaatgaggaagaggaggaggatgcGAACGGGAATGAGGACAATAGCATGGAAGAAGCTGGGAGTGGGAGTGCTGAAGATGATGAGAATGAAGGTAGTGGCGAAGAGGAAGAgggtgatgatgaagatgagtgA
- the LOC106392072 gene encoding protein transport protein SEC24-like — MAVRATVSRFPIDSDALEASGLPWGLTVTPFAAQDENGIAPARGSNGHLLPRCENCYAYFNTYCELDQWAWNCSLCGTLNGLPSDAIARYSNPHSIPEMSSSFIDLELPLDGSEEEMTQARPVYVAAIDLSSSEEFLELTKSSLLAALEALSPGSLFGLATFSHKIGLYDVQGPVPVVKNVFIPPDAESKLPLELEDAMPLLQFLAPVETCKDRIAAALEILRPITSWERSSGAAQGMDGVLMGGRGFGTAMEALFNYLGSEFGNTFALARVFAFLSGPPDYGREQLDTSRYGEQYASKRVDADRALLPEQTPFYKDLATIAVQSGVCVDVFAVTNEYTDLASLKFLSIESGGSLFLYSSTDDSTLPQDMFRMLNRPYAFNCVLRMRTSTEFKPLHSFGHFFPDPQYENLQHIICCDSYATYAYDFDFADNTGFSRHSGYPPVVQIAFQYTVVVPPEELSSSELPSSSRGKHTLQRRLRIRTMQFSAAQNINEIYDSGDHEVVLSLLVHKVILVSLEDGVREGRALLHDWLVILTAQYNDAFNLVQYKNVNKSMSSQIDITFSQCPQLEPLPRLVFALLRNPLLRFHEEGVHPDYRIYLQCLFSVLEPSSLHCGIYPSLMSYSTPDKQAYPRHSLSRAALMTSGSPIFFLDAYTTLIVFYSSTADPSLPFPPPQDCLLRKTINEVKQGRSITPKLMFIRGGQDDATAFENYLIEEQDVDGSGFASAMGFVAFLDDISQSVAEYMM; from the exons ATGGCCGTCCGAGCAACGGTGTCACGTTTCCCGATCGATTCAGACGCTCTAGAGGCATCAGGACTCCCATGGGGACTAACAGTGACTCCATTCGCGGCCCAAGACGAGAACGGCATCGCGCCGGCGCGCGGATCCAACGGCCACCTTCTTCCTCGCTGCGAAAACTGCTACGCGTACTTCAACACTTACTGCGAGCTCGATCAGTGGGCTTGGAACTGCTCGCTTTGCGGCACTCTCAACGGACTCCCTTCCGATGCGATCGCTCGTTACTCTAATCCTCACTCTATCCCCGAAATGAGCTCCTCCTTCATTGATCTCGAGTTGCCTT TGGATGGATCGGAGGAAGAGATGACTCAAGCTAGGCCTGTCTATGTTGCGGCGATTGATCTCTCGT CTTCTGAGGAATTTTTGGAGCTAACAAAAAGTTCATTGCTAGCTGCTTTGGAAG CTCTAAGTCCAGGGTCTCTTTTTGGTCTTGCTACATTCAGCCACAAAATAGGACTTTATGATGTTCAAGGACCTGTACCAGTTGTAAAGAATGTATTTATCCCACCTGATGCGGAGAGCAAATTACCACTAGAACTCGAGGATGCCATGCCTTTGTTACAGTTTTTGGCTCCG GTGGAAACTTGCAAGGATCGTATTGCTGCTGCTCTTGAGATACTCAGACCGATAACTTCTTGGGAGAGGTCATCTGGTGCAGCTCAAGGGATGGATGGTGTGTTGATGGGTGGTAGAGGCTTCGGTACAGCAATGGAAGCTCTCTTCAACTATCTAGGATCTGAATTTGGGAATACATTTGCATTAG CTAGGGTGTTCGCTTTCCTATCCGGTCCTCCTGATTACGGACGTGAACAGCTGGATACAAGTAGGTATGGTGAACAATACGCAAGTAAAAGAGTTGATGCTGATCGTGCTCTGCTTCCGGAGCAAACACCGTTCTATAAAGACTTA GCCACCATTGCTGTCCAATCAGGTGTATGCGTAGACGTGTTTGCCGTTACAAATGAGTACACAGATTTAGCATCCCTGAAGTTCCTTAGCATCGAAAGTGGAGGATCGTTGTTTTTGTATTCCAGCACCGATGACTCAACTCTTCCCCAAGACAT GTTTCGGATGCTTAACCGACCGTATGCTTTCAACTGCGTCTTGAGAATGAGGACGTCAACTGAATTTAAACCTCTCCATTCT TTTGGTCACTTCTTTCCCGATCCACAGTACGAGAACCTTCAACATATCATATGCTGTGATTCATATGCAACATATGCTTATGACTTTGATTTTGCTGATAATACTGGATTTTCCAG GCATTCTGGCTACCCACCCGTGGTCCAAATTGCATTCCAGTACACAGTTGTTGTACCTCCCGAGGAACTGTCAAGCTCTGAACTGCCATCTTCAAGTAG AGGCAAACACACACTTCAGAGACGACTAAGAATCAGAACCATGCAGTTTTCAGCTGCCCAGAACATCAACGAAATTTACGACAGTGGGGATCATGAAGTTGTTCTCTCATTGCTCGTTCACAAG GTAATTTTAGTCTCTCTAGAGGATGGAGTCCGAGAAGGGAGGGCGTTGCTTCATGATTGGCTAGTAATCCTAACTGCACAGTACAACGATGCCTTTAACCTCGTCCAGTACAAAAACGTAAACAAGTCAATGAGTTCTCAGATTGACATCACGTTTTCACAATGTCCCCAACTTGAGCCTTTGCCTCGCTTAGTCTTTGCCTTACTCCGTAACCCTCTCCTCCGGTTCCATGAAGAAGGTGTTCATCCTGATTACAGGATCTACTTGCAATGCCTTTTCAG tGTGTTGGAGCCGAGTTCTCTTCATTGTGGGATATACCCATCGTTGATGTCATATTCAACACCGGATAAACAGGCATATCCGCGCCATTCATTGAGCCGTGCAGCATTGATGACAAGTGGTAGTCCGATATTTTTCTTAGATGCGTACACCACTTTGATAGTCTTCTACTCATCAACAGCTGACCCGTCACTCCCTTTCCCTCCACCACAAGACT GTTTATTGAGGAAGACCATTAATGAGGTGAAGCAAGGAAGGAGCATCACACCGAAACTGATGTTTATCCGTGGAGGACAAGACGATGCTACGGCCTTTGAGAACTATCTTATAGAAGAACAAGACGTGGACGGTAGCGGTTTTGCTAGTGCCATGGGTTTTGTGGCTTTCCTTGACGATATTTCGCAGAGTGTGGCTGAATACATGATGTAA
- the LOC125585460 gene encoding uncharacterized protein C4.03c-like, producing MAVRATVSRFPIDSDALEASGLPWGLTVTPFAAQDENGIAPARGSNGHLLPRCENCYAYFNTYCELDQWAWNCSLCGTLNGLPSDAIARYSNPHSIPEMSSSFIDLELPLDGSEEEMTQARPVYVAAIDLSCKPSSLSILLVGLESRL from the exons ATGGCCGTCCGAGCAACGGTGTCACGTTTCCCGATCGATTCAGACGCTCTAGAGGCATCAGGACTCCCATGGGGACTAACAGTGACTCCATTCGCGGCCCAAGACGAGAACGGCATCGCGCCGGCGCGCGGATCCAACGGCCACCTTCTTCCTCGCTGCGAAAACTGCTACGCGTACTTCAACACTTACTGCGAGCTCGATCAGTGGGCTTGGAACTGCTCGCTTTGCGGCACTCTCAACGGACTCCCTTCCGATGCGATCGCTCGTTACTCTAATCCTCACTCTATCCCCGAAATGAGCTCCTCCTTCATTGATCTCGAGTTGCCTT TGGATGGATCGGAGGAAGAGATGACTCAAGCTAGGCCTGTCTATGTTGCGGCGATTGATCTCTCGTGTAAGCCTTCTTCCCTCTCGATTCTGTTGGTTGGTCTAGAATCTAGATTGTAG